aaatctggtgtagaatcttttattctctaaaaccaccaataaacactgcctggaagtgcttagatgcttctgtcacctttctgcagcaatcttgggccattcctcccctgaaaaagctttcagatcactgataatctttggtttttactttgccactgcttgcttcaaatttaaccatgtattttcaatgagaattaaatctggaaactgaacaggccacttaaaaacattctatgactgattactaaaccaagcttaagtagatttgaatgtatactttgggatgattgtcctgcaggaaagtccattgattattagcttcagactttgcacaaaaggcatcacaatgtttgccagaatggtctgatactttaataaatcaatgatatcctttgtatggtcatgttttccacttcctgctacagtaaaacaaccccataacaggactggcccacctccgtGTTAGACgatggagatagtgttcttctgcttataagctttgtcttttttgaCCCAGACATACTactgatccatacatccaaaaagttccagtttggacacatcactccataaaacattcttccagcactccacaggtctatccaaattaattttggcatgttcaaggcagcctttttgttcttcttggtcaagagtggtattcagaAAGATTCagcatgaaggccatacttgtctagtgttcctcttgtacacagcattgaaatatttctcctcctttcgtctggtcatcttgcaagtctttggctgtacattgcaagtttttctcagttgatctgatcaaacattttacgatattgtgcttttttgttcaacaatctcaaaggttttctggttcaacacactttaatctaaggaatacggctgccagctgtgtctctagggacatgtaatgtcttagaaatcttcatgtagttttagactttctaatatagcaaactatttcttctctatggATTTGGTGTCAGCTTTGTTGACTtcaccatatttgctactcaccttcagcacatgcatgggctaagagtatactatgttttacaccccaagctaatttcatttttaataagtttgtaaaggcttaagacaatttAAGAAAATTTTGTTccttaccataaaaataactCTTAAAagagcaatgttgaataggggttgaataattctgacatagctgtgttattaaaaaatcctataactcaaaaatattacattatatattgacattatcacttttaatatgccagaaaactgttgtagatgcaatttagtcctggatcttcagaaagagcaaaaaacatttataaagtactgcagtctctgggggggttgaataattttgattgcaactgtatgtaaatgtcttatgtaaaatatcttattcaggtcagtgctacataaaaaataacctgcatttttagaaagatccctcttattttggtacattttcagattctgcaaagcTTATGTAAACCTTTGATTTTAACTGtatattaaacaaaacaaaacaactaaaaggtgtttttaaaacactttctAAGCATCCTCTTACCTAGCATGTGCAGATCTAAAGCATGAAATGTGACCGTCTCATCCATGTGCTGCAGCAGACGTCCTGGGGTGCAGATAACGATATTTGTCCGATGGATCCTCTCTGCTTCCTCTTTCAGATCCTGcagtcattgaaaaaaaaaaaaacaattatttacaatttaatattaaatattaagcaAGATTCATACTAATCAAAGACTAGAGACACACACCTTTCCACCAATTATAAGACCAGCAGAAAATTCATGGTTCTTGCCGACCTTCCTCAACACCTCAAAGGTCTGATAGGCCAGCTCTCGGGTGGGAGAGATGATGAGAGCGCCAAGGCCATCCATCGCAGTCCACTGTTGACGAAACAAGCACTCCATAACCTGGAGACAGTCACAGTAGATTAGAGAGGCTTCAAAATTATGTTTGAATTTTGAAAAATCCTGcagattaaatatttaaaagcaaAAGAGTGTCAAAAAGTCTGTCATCAATTATGCTCCCACCTCCTCTGTTGCTCTAAAAGGTTTATTacatatttacataaaatataactaaCAATTGATATCATACTATATTATAAATATTGCATATTCTAAGAAATATAAAGCACAGAGCACAAAATACAATTAACTCACCaatcttcttaaaaaaaaaaactacaacaaacCTCAGAAATGTATAGAGTGCTGCAAGGATGACATATTTTTGGAGGCCAAAACCCGAAAATTAAGTTAACATTTTAGCACTTTCGATTCCATCATCCTGAATtcaacaatattacttttttaatgtatttttgatcaaataatataaatgcaaaattctttccaaaaacaaacaaacaaaaaattaataataaattaatgcaattcaaataagcaaataaaatgtaaaaaataaaataattacaagtTTATGATTaaatattactgaccccaaacttcctAAAATCAATTAGGTTTCTGGACATAATATTTTGTAATGCTTCACAACATTActgatttaatgtttttttttttttttttgatcaaataaatgcagaattatttccaaaaacaaataaacaaaatataaataaatacaataaaaccaaataaaagtaaaacaagctaataattaaatattactgAGTTTAAACTTCCTGTATCCTTAATTCAGTTGGGTTTCTGAGTGTGTTTTTTTGGGGGgacaaaatattttgtaatacttcacaatattactgttttaatgtatttttgatcaaataaatgcagaatcctttccaaaaacaaataaacaaaacaaataaataataaaatacaataaaaataagcaaataaaatgtaaaaaaaacaaaaaaaaacaaaacgatAATAAAAacaagttaataattaaaaattactgAACCCAAACGTCTTGTCTCCTAAATGCAGTTGGGTTAATGAATGGGTTTTTGgactaaatattttgtaatacttcacaatattattgtttttgttatattgctttatttatttttttaataaattctgaattctttccaaaacaaaaaagcaaacaaaacaaaataataaataagctaataacataaaataaataaatgatccccaaactgttttaaataaatgacaaTTTTAGCACTTTCAGTTTGATCATTCTGAATTCAACTGGGTTTCTCAATGGGTTTTTggtcaaaatattttgtaattcaatattacattttatttatatattattattaattttttttaatacatacatGCTTATATAAATACATCTTACTGACCATAAACTTTTGAAATAAGTTAAGATTGTATCACTTTCAGTTCCATCGTCCTGAATTCAATGACGTTTCTGGTTGGGTTTCTGGTCAAAAACCCATTACAGTTGGGCTTTTGCCAAGAGATCCAAGGTGATGCTATATTCCAGTTTGGTCTACAAAATACATCAGCGCTGCTCTATTGCTTACCGGGATGAGGAAGGCCAAAGTCTTTCCAGAGCCCGTCTTTGCAGCACCAAGAACATCTCTCCCCTGCAAAGCAAAGCCAATCGTCTGCCTCTGAATCTCTGTGGGCTGCCTGTACTGAGCCTCACGAAGACCTGATGAAAGCATCAAGATCATTATTAAGATTAATAAGCTATAAATGAACATGTTAGCATGCAATCATCAAGTTTGCTCACCTTGCAGAGTCTTTTTTGAGATTGGAAAATCAGAGAACTTCACAGCCTCTTTGGGATTGATCTAGAAAAACAGTTACAGGTGTCAAAACCTTCAGAGTGGGATTTTAGGTGTCTAATGAAGGATATCAGGACTGTTATGAATCTCTAAAACAACAACAGATAAAATATAAGGTGTATAACACCCAAATCCTAGATATGTAAACATTCATATCTGTTATGTGGCCTGTTCCACTGAACCCCAACAAAACAATATCATGTTTATGCGAAGACCTATGCTGACAGACTTTCTGACCACAAACAATCATCAACAACACTTCAATCATGTTGTCACACAATATTCAAAGGGCTAACATTGCTTTTAAATGTCAAAAGACTGATCTGTCAAGCCAGATTCAACAACACATGCGTAACAGGCAAATAAACACGTGGTAACCCCTGGAAACAAGTATATAAATGCTTATATATCAGCCTGATGATATCTCACCTGCGAGTATTTTTTCAACAGCTTCTGTATGTTTTCTCTCTCCACCTCATGGTCGCGTTTAAAAGTGGTCTTCCGATCTCGTTTGACTCGCTCCGTTTTGACGTTGTGTTTACTTTTCCATTTCTCAAAATCCGACACAGGGTCATGGGTTATCGGTTTCTTCTCTTTACTCTGTTTATCCCGCATTTTCACTGTGTTTTGTTGACTTGGTAGTGTGTTCACAGCGTAACAACACGTGAATGTTTATTTCGCGAGATGCTTTGCTAGCAGTAAGCGTTGGTGAATAAATGAATCAGCGCCATCTAACGAGTTGGAGCGGTGACGGTGAGAAACATTTGATTCATATTTCATACATTTTAGACTCGATTagaatatggaagcccgtttccgccattgaataaaaacatttaaaaagtttatTGCTACTTGTTATCTAAATTCagactccccccccccccctcagaattacactaaactcgcaaatctgacttttttttcagaatggtcaaatataaagtcagaattgcgagtgatAAAGTTCACATTTACacttagcagacgcttttatccaaaccGACATACAAAAgattctaatattgaatataattttcgctcagctcgtgttggatgtagggttgccaaatccgcgTTTTTTCCACAAAATTGGGCTTTAAACTGTCGCGGGTTTATTTTCTACAGTCTATGGTTAAAAGTTTGACATATTGCAtaattccatttgactgaaaagcttgttttgaaacattttgcattctacctgtgataaaactgtggtagatattgtGAAGAATGGTCACTGAAAGCTTTaaagctgtgtttatgatcaaactccataacagtgactgtaaaatatgtagttttggtatggaaattaaatattttgataccaaaactaggaccCCAACTTGGTGCCTTTTGGTCAGCCTTAGGTATATAAGTGGATCCATTTACTAAATGTGTCCACCCTGTTAGGTTTTCTGACTTAACAGTGGACACTACAGTATTACAGGGTGGAGAATTTGACCTAAAATCAGCCATTACAGAAGGTTTGTCCAATTTCTAAAAATAAGAATTTACTTTTTTCATATTGCCCTTAACAGGGTGGACATGTTGAAGCTGACCACATCAATTTAGAGATAAAATATAATGTCAGCCAGTTGCTATAATGTAATTTTCTTTTTCCAGctttcatttaaagggccagtagTCGAATATAACAGGGTGGACAATATTTTGAAGGACAAGCTAAaaacctttattatttttttaatggtttaatacttgaaaaatatatatacattagaGAAAACTATTACTGATATACCAAACAACgtgaaaaaatcttaaaaaaaaacacactcatATCAACTGTTGTATTCAtcatcaaaatggcagacacCTTATGCTTAAAGGTCAAAAGGTGTCATTTATGTCAAAGACAACTTTACAAATTGATGTTGTTTAACATTTTTAGGGACACAAATGGCACCAAATCACAGGAATGACCCTGATATAaacaattgggagaaataaagtgagaaaaaaaaaaccttacattccattgatgtatggtttgttgggataggacaatatttggatacAACTAGTTGAAAATTGGAATCTAAAGGTGTattgaaaatcacctttaaagttgtccaaatgaagttcttagcaatacgtattactaatcaaaaattaagttttgatatatgtacagtaggaaatttacaaactatcttcatggaacatgatctttacttaatatcctaatcatttttggcataaaagaaaaatcgacaatttttggggggctattgctacaaatatacatgttctacttaagactggttttgtggtccagggtcacttaatATGAAATGATCATCTAAtggtaataatacatttaataataaagcTTAACAAAAACATACATGGTGTATACTGCTTCAAACTGTTTATTTGCAAACcaaataacatttttcttaaaccAGGAATGCAACCAGCAGTAATCAGGAGGGTAAAGCATAATTTCAGTCATGGAATACAGTCTTTTGTATCACCATCCATTGTGAGTGAACAACACAGTTCTTGTTAGCTACAGGCTTCTCTGATGAGTGATTATGTGCCTTTTTGGGATACAAAGGggacattttcatatttttaaaatattattcggTATTTATAGGTCATCATTTATACAATGTGAAGGCACTATGCCTCGCTCCATCTCTgaaatattaacatatttacataaatataaaacagaacaaaaatacaaaagGCAAACCCGGTCACCTCCGTTTCGTAGCAGATTCCAGGCACTTTCCTGTAAACTCAAATCAGTGCAGCTGAACACATCTGATAGCtagtaaaattacatttgaaagccTGCAGCGATAATGCAATTCATCTGTACTACATTTCATATTGTGCTATGGTCTAAATCAGCTGTAATTTTCACATTTATGCCATACAGACATCTTCTGAGCAGACTCTTAAAAGACATgcataccaaaaaaaaaacaacttatgTTTAAACTGAGAGCTCTTAAAAAAGACACACTGAATGGCATTGTAAGATCTTATATCAAAAAGCAACACTTTGGTCCTTGGAGAGGATTTTACATCTTTTTAGAACTTTCAGAATGTGACAATTTTAGGGAAACTCTttctctaaaataaaaaaaatctcacagCAAGGCAACAGCAGACTACAAACTCCTTTCTGCTCAATACTCGCATACTTTCACTGCTGTTCTTTCTTATGATTCATAACCACATTCATACAAGTACTCTTGACAGGCAAGATTACCTACTTGTCTCTTCCCACAGCAAAATTATTTCAATTTTGGTTCATCGAAATAGAAAAGTACTCTGGCAGAACCTACTCTAAAACAGGTATATTGAGAAAtccagcatgacaaacaaaaggcTCCTCCATCACAGTGAAGAGTTTGTCTGCTCGTAAAGCATTTGAATGGATATCTGTTCTATGGCAAGACCCCTAAAAGAGATCAGAAATATTTTCCCATCCTCTATAGTTATGTTTGTGTAATACTGGTCTGGACAGGACTACCCCTGGCGATCCATTCAGGCGTTTTTTCAGGTTCATTCTGCTGTTCAGCTCATGCAGGATAGAGTAAAGATGGGTGGGACTTTCTTAGGGAACTAAAGCTCCATCCTCTGTACATTTGGGTTACAAATCAATGTTTTTTCATTTTGGCACACATGTCTCCATTTCCTTTGACAGCTTCTGGCTGACTTGTGTTAGGTCCTGTCGAGGAAAATAGAGAGAGTGAGCTTAAATGGTGAGAAACAGATGTGGTATTAGCTGTATAGGTGAATGCAGTACCCTCTTTGCCCATGATCCTCTTCTACCCAGGCCACGATCTTCCCTTCCCAGCCAGGCACCACTGCATCATCCTGGAAGACCTGGGAGAAGCCATAGGTCCTTTTTAGATGTTATACAATatatgtactcaccctcatgtctttccaaactcgtaagacctttgttcatctttggaacacaaattaagatattttggatgaaattcgATAGCTTTCTGAtttccctgcatagacagcaatgcaactgacacgttcaatgcCCAGATAGGTAGTAAAGACatccttaaaatagtccatcagtggttcaaccgtaatgtctATGCATTGGATTTAATCACAAATATGTTAATTTGCGTTCCGAAGATGAGCcagggtcttatgggtttggaacaatatacgggtgagtaattaatgacagaatttcatttttgggtaagctATCTCTTTAAAAGTCCCCACtgtccaaaaaaatatttaaagaccCTCTAcataattaaaatatgtaaaaaacatCCTGATTACAGACTGATTAAGTGGCAATACCTCTTCCTTTACAGTGCCAAACTCTGGATCCAGTGCTTTAAAATGGTATCGATAATTGCCTTCCCGATCTACAGCAGCCTTGAAGTCTCGCAGGGTGACCTCCCCAAGCCTGTTGACATAAGACAATGAAAAATTTGATAGCACATATCTAAAGTATACTACATTACAGTGATTTAATAGGAACCCAGAGTATTAAGACTTGAATGGCTTCACATAACGTGAATGATGTCTCTTAcgaaaatatgtagtagaaaacttgttgctatttttaccacaacacaactcgaaaaaaaaactgatacattgccacattgtgtggcttttggtagTCATTTTCATTTGAAGGACAACAAGAAAAGTGATGTAtatcttcactgctttcctagtgataagaagaggagaaaaaattgagaagatgcctgtggacgaataaaacttcctaaagacctgcgtctttgttctcgccactttagccctgatgcctttgaggcttttagtagaccacagatactgaaagagcttacaaacagatGAGaaaagaaacactagatgccatcctgacaggatgtaaacatgcacaGCTTGTCAAGATTCTAAGtgcagatttcactcgatatccgagGGCGTTTAGACttcttgtggggaaaaatcgatggtaTAGCATTTGGTTTAATCATTTATGGTTATATCCATCCACAAGCTCTTTCTGTGGTCACTGTATCAGTATTCCATGTTTTTGTGTATTATAtttgagttgtgttgcggtaaaaatagcaacaggtaacaccagtagctcacagaataatggtgccccccatagtctaaaatatgtataaagcaatgtggattttttaaatactgtaaatCTTTtattggttttctactacatatttcagtagaaGACAACATTTACGTTAtactaagccatacaagtcttataatccagggttccctttaaggcTGAAGATCCACTTAAGCCACATGTATGTGTAACACAGTTTGACTGACCTCTTGGGGATGTTGATCATGAATGGCGTGAGTGAGCGGTCAGTAAAGTACAGGACTTTGGTGCAAGCTGAAGAGTTTAATGCAGGGCTACTCTGAGAATGAGCCATTTCTGTAAGAGAGCAGAAAAGATTATTCTACTTTAGTAGTGTTAACCAGCAATATACCTGCTGAGAAATCGTTCAAGTACAAATGATTTTCATATtcaaattattttgttgtttcctCTACTGAGGTGTTTTGAGATTAAAATGTACAGTTTaagtctaaagtttacatacaccttgcagaatctgcaaaatgttaattattttactaaaacaagaaggatcatacaaagtgcatgttatttcttatttagtactgacctgaataagatatttcacataaaagacatttacatatagaatttttttttttgtttagtgacagttgttcatgagtcccttgtttgtcctgaaccgttaaactgcccattgttcttcagaaaaatccttcaggtcccacaagttctgtttttttaagcatttttgtgtatttgaacccacaatgactgtatgattttaagatccatcttttcacactgaggacaactgagggactcatatgcaactattacagaaggttcaaatgctcactgatgctccagaaggaaacacaattcatttttttgaatttgattcaaggtaaatttaacttattttgttttctgggaaacatgtaaatatgttctgtagcttctgtagCTATGTACACGTTCATTCTGTTCATTCTTaattcattgtgtttccttctgaagcatcagtgagcacttgaaccttctgtaattgttgcatatgagtccctcagttgtcctcagtgtgaaaaagatggatctcaaaatcatagtcattgttagaaagggttcaagtacacaaaaatactgaaagaccaaagaatttgtgggaccttaaggatttttctgaagaacagcaggcagtttaactgttcaggacaaacaagagacttattaacaactattactaaacaacaacaacaaaagtatttacagtattaagaatcaagtgtatgtaaacttttgaacagtggcctttttataaatttagctattattttctcttgtggactatatgtaaacatcttttttgtgaaatatcttattcaggtcagtactaaataaaaaaaattgtatgatccctcttattttgataaaataatttacattttgcaaattctgcaaggtgtatgtaaactttggactTCAAATGTATGCTTACTTGAAGTAGGAGGCCAGGAGTCTCTGTCTGAATGAGATGCTTTATGTCCTGGAGATCTGCCTCGGGTCTACAGACAAACAGACTGATTTGAAAACAGAATTCTGGGAAAATGTAGATCAGGTGCAAAACCTTCTGTGTGAGAATGGATAAACATTCCTCATACCCTCCTCTCCTGTTTGTGGCGTGTTTCCAGATCATAGAGGCGATCCATCAGGCTGGCCACACCTTGCTCAAGGGTGTCCAGTGTGTGATGCTGAGGGTCGTGACCTCCAAAGCTGTTTCTCAAACTACGCAGAGCATCTCTTACTAACTGGAGCTCCTCAGCCTATAAGAGACACTATTACATAAATTTTCATAGAtatgatataaaaaaataaaaaaggctttagGCTTATTTACCCCATGGTGTGGTTTTGATGTTGTGACGGGTGGGTGTGAGTAGCCGTTGTTTTGTGAGCCAGGAAGCTGAAACAGACGACAGAATGACAAGTCTTTACTTGAAACTGCGATAAATTATGGAAGCACTAAACATACTCTGCAATGTGtggaaacaaacagctgtggggAGAATTGTGTATTATTTATAGGCCTGTTACCTCCTCGGTCTCATGGCTCATTAGCTCTTTGAGAATACTCTCCTTGTGCTCCAGCTCCCTCTGCAGGCAAGCCTGACAAACATACAAACATTCTCATTCAGACTGAACAACCAAAAATGACTATTCTGtcagaccttcattcatcttctaaatacaaataatatatattttatatctttaatttgtgttctgaagataaatgaaggtcttacgggtttgaaacgacatgagggtgagtaattaatgacagatttttcatttttgggtaaactagttctttaatattaatttattaatgagACAAATTTACATAAAACCCAAACACTTAGTTTTAAGCTATAATAGCTGTACAGTATACTTGACAtgcattcattcataaacaaatcCTGCACTATCCTGCATTTCCATTCCCATCATGCAGTTCTGTTTCACATCTGCTATGGTAGTTGCGTCTGCAGGGCTGTGTTTGATGTCATACCTGCTGGCTGCTGCTGTCTGTCAGCTTGCGCAGTGCCTCATCCAGCTTCAGCTGTTGCTGCTGCATAAGTCGATCCTTTTGGCCCAGTTCTTTCTGTACACCATATAGACAgtaaatttaaatgcattttaggaAAAGATGTGGTGTAACTAGCAAAGTTTTATTATAAAAAAGCATACTTTAATGTGGGGATGCTACATTGTAGCTTATTAGGCTACAATCCACTCATTCtcagctttctgaccttgcaggGACAGCCAAGTAACTTGTTCAGAGAAGAACTTGTTGAGTAAaggtgttatttttgttttctttgtgcacaaaaagtattcttaaagCTTCATAACACTAAGGTTGaagcactaatgtcacatggacaattttaacaatgtccttactacctttatgggccttggacgtggtagttgcattgcaatctatgcagggtcagaaagctctgagattatcaaaaatatcttaatttgtgttccaaagatgaacaaaggtcttactggtttggaacgacatgagggtgagtaattaatgtccACTAAATATCACTAAAACTAGAAAAcactataatttatataaaaacaacTGAAAACACTTATGAACAGTAGAATTAGAATGCATACTATAGATTAtggtaaaatgtttttaaattatattttgcaaaaCAAGACATGCCTTATATTCGCTGAGAAGTCTGCTCCTCTCCTCTAGCTTCCTCTGTAGCTCGGCCTGAGAAAATAATACACAGATAATAATTGACAACTGGTGTCAGATATGCTATGCAAATTAATATGCATagcataaaaacaaaaatgtcaggTCTCAGTTGCATGCGCTCACATTTTGTCCCGCCAGCTCGTCTTTGGCCATACCGGTACGCAGGAGTTCCTGTTTGAGCTGCAGGACTGAGGACTCCTGCACAGCCATACGCTGCTGAAGAGCATCCTGAGTGATGACACAGCAGAGTCAATCAATCTCAACTCACATATCTAACTTGTTCTGCTTTATGATAGTATGAGACATATAAATAAGTTGAATTCTTAGTTATGTGATTGTGGAGTTTGGAGGTATGCAAGACTTACTTTCACTCCCTGCAGATTGCGAGCCTCTTGTTTGAACCTCAATAGCTCCCTCTGCAtggaattataatataaataaagaaaataactcTAGAGAGACTTTACAGCTtagatatattataaaaaaaaattaaca
The genomic region above belongs to Garra rufa chromosome 19, GarRuf1.0, whole genome shotgun sequence and contains:
- the LOC141292414 gene encoding dixin-like, producing MQEARKMVSSLQALLLHGSLPEDDQEVSLSLGEGVENAEQQLVVIRSRLDQSMEESQELKRELLRFKQEARNLQGVKDALQQRMAVQESSVLQLKQELLRTGMAKDELAGQNAELQRKLEERSRLLSEYKKELGQKDRLMQQQQLKLDEALRKLTDSSSQQACLQRELEHKESILKELMSHETEELPGSQNNGYSHPPVTTSKPHHGAEELQLVRDALRSLRNSFGGHDPQHHTLDTLEQGVASLMDRLYDLETRHKQERRTRGRSPGHKASHSDRDSWPPTSKMAHSQSSPALNSSACTKVLYFTDRSLTPFMINIPKRLGEVTLRDFKAAVDREGNYRYHFKALDPEFGTVKEEVFQDDAVVPGWEGKIVAWVEEDHGQRGT